The following proteins are encoded in a genomic region of bacterium:
- a CDS encoding site-specific integrase has product MRGHIRKRGNSWAVVVYLGQDPATGRARRKWYTYPTRGEAQAQLSHILTQLHGGGALPSTKLRTGEYLEKWLHDYAGGAVAPTTFARYQEIVSLHLTSALGFIPLQKLSPQAIQGYFTAKLASGLSSTTVRHHATLLHGALRHAVKWGLLARNPADMVDPPRRCRSEIRVLDEEQVRLFLAEARRSSVHYRLYLAALTTGMRQGELLGLRWRDVDLSLGVASVQQTFYRLGKRMLFKEPKTATARRTVALLSVLVQELLSLRGEQRVRHGALGDAYKDRDLVFCQPDGRPLHANNIARRDLRRVLKKAKLPTIRFHDLRHCHATLLLRQGIHPKVVQERLGHSSPAFTLHVYSHVLPGMQEEVVRRLDQALREKPE; this is encoded by the coding sequence GTGAGGGGCCACATCCGCAAACGCGGAAACTCTTGGGCCGTGGTCGTGTACCTCGGCCAGGACCCGGCGACCGGCAGGGCTCGGCGGAAGTGGTACACGTACCCGACCCGGGGGGAGGCGCAGGCCCAGCTCTCCCACATCCTGACCCAGCTCCACGGCGGCGGGGCTTTGCCCTCAACGAAGCTCCGGACCGGGGAGTACCTGGAGAAGTGGCTGCACGACTACGCAGGGGGCGCCGTCGCGCCCACCACGTTCGCGCGGTACCAGGAAATCGTGAGCCTGCACTTGACGTCCGCCCTCGGGTTCATTCCGTTGCAGAAGCTCTCGCCCCAGGCGATCCAGGGCTACTTTACGGCGAAACTTGCGTCCGGTCTCTCGTCGACGACCGTGCGCCACCACGCGACGCTCCTTCACGGGGCGCTGCGACACGCGGTGAAGTGGGGGCTGCTGGCCAGGAACCCCGCGGACATGGTGGACCCGCCGCGCCGATGCCGCTCGGAGATCCGGGTGCTGGACGAGGAGCAGGTGCGATTGTTCCTCGCGGAAGCAAGGAGATCGTCAGTGCACTACCGTCTATACTTGGCCGCCCTCACGACCGGGATGCGGCAAGGCGAACTCCTCGGGTTGCGATGGAGGGATGTGGATCTAAGCCTCGGCGTAGCATCGGTCCAGCAAACGTTCTACCGCCTGGGGAAGCGGATGCTCTTCAAGGAGCCCAAGACCGCGACCGCCCGGCGCACCGTCGCCCTGCTCTCGGTCCTGGTGCAGGAGCTCCTGAGCCTCCGGGGCGAGCAGCGCGTACGTCACGGTGCGCTCGGCGATGCCTACAAGGACCGCGATCTCGTTTTCTGCCAGCCCGACGGACGCCCGCTCCACGCAAACAATATCGCCCGACGAGACCTCAGGCGCGTGCTCAAGAAGGCCAAGTTGCCCACCATTCGGTTCCACGACCTCCGCCACTGCCATGCCACCCTTTTGCTCCGCCAGGGCATCCACCCGAAGGTGGTCCAAGAGCGGCTCGGTCACAGTTCACCCGCGTTTACGCTGCACGTGTACAGTCACGTTCTGCCCGGGATGCAAGAGGAGGTTGTGAGGCGCCTGGATCAGGCACTCCGCGAAAAGCCAGAGTGA
- a CDS encoding helix-turn-helix domain-containing protein → MTRDASEPLLIKVAEAARIIGISPRRLYDLAARGALPPGMAIRFGRSVRVSRPRLLAWLGRESKDEGPVTRGPES, encoded by the coding sequence ATGACGAGGGATGCTAGTGAGCCTCTGCTGATCAAGGTCGCGGAGGCCGCAAGGATCATTGGCATATCGCCGCGGCGGCTGTACGATCTCGCGGCGCGAGGAGCTCTCCCTCCCGGTATGGCCATCCGATTCGGTCGGTCGGTGCGCGTGTCCCGGCCCCGACTTCTTGCCTGGCTAGGGAGAGAATCCAAAGACGAAGGCCCCGTGACCAGGGGACCGGAGAGCTAG